The sequence GTGGATGTAATAGCCCTCGCAGTCGGCCTGAGGCCGAGCATAGAGCTCCTCCAGCAGGCGGGTTGCCAGATAAAGTTCATCAGGGAGCTCGGGGGCCACGTAGCTGTCCGCGATGAGTGGATGGAAACAACGGTCAGGGGAATCTTCGTTGCCGGCGATTCTGCAGGGATAGAGGAGGCAACGACCGCTATGCTCGAAGGTAAGATAGCTGGGACAGCAGCTGCCCTAAGGCTTGGCATAGCCGATGAGAGCTGGGTGAAGGAGATAGAGAGGGCCCAGCGCGACCTTGAGGAGTTCCGCTCCGGGCCCTTCGGAAGGCGCGTTGCCGAGGGGATAAGGAAGCTCCTTTCGGAGGTCGGTGGGAATGCCTGAGGTTCCGGCTTACCTTCGGAGGGGCTACATAACTCCCGGGGAGCTCTTCTCAATAATCCCGAAGCCGAGCGAGGAGAGGCTCCGCCAGAGACCCGTGGCCGTTCCAGAGTGTCCCCAGGAGATTCCCTGCGCCCCCTGCAGGGAAGTATGCCCGACCAACGCGATAAGAATGCCAACGCCCAACGACGTACCCATAGTCGACTATGATAGGTGCATAGGCTGTTCCCTCTGCGTCCAGGTCTGCCCCGGGCTGGCCTTCTTCATGATTCAGTACGTTGGCGATAGGGCGAGGATAACGATGCCCCACGAGCTCCTCCCACTGCCGAAGAAAGGGGAGGAAGTCCTTCTCCTCAACCGTGTTGGAGAGCCCGTGGGGAAGGGAAAGGTTCTCACCGTCGTTCCGAGGGAGAAAACTAGGGGGAACACGCCGATAATCACCGTTGAGGTTCCTATCGAGCTCGCCTGGGACGTCAGGGCGGTTAAGGTGGTGAGAGAATGAAAATCCAGCGTGTTTGGACAGGAGAGCCATTGGGAAGCGAAGATTTCAGAGAGGTTCGCGGTCTAACCGCGCCCGAAGGGCGCATTCCACGTGCGAACACTCAAAGAAAAGCATTGAGTTACGCTCTCACACCCACCGGAGCGGGTTGTAGAGTGAAAACTTTTCCGCCAGCGCTTTCGTCAGAAAGGGATGTGGTGGTGAGAGAATGAGTGACGGAAAGGTAATTGTCTGTCGCTGTAACGACGTCACCGCCGAGGAGATTGAAGAACTCATAGATTCTGGCGTTACCGACATCGAGGAGATCAAGAGGCTCCTCCGCGTCGGTATGGGGCCCTGCCAGGGGAGGACGTGCATTCCAATCGTAATATCTATTCTCGCGAGGAAAACCGGCAAAAGGCCCGGGGAAATAGGACTTCCAAAGGCGAGGGTCCCGATAAGGCCCGTCCGGGTCGAGGCTCTCGTGGGTGGTGAGGATGGGTAAGGTCGCGATAATCGGGGGCGGAATAATCGGCGTTGCCACCGCCTACGAGCTGGCGAAGCTCGGGGAGGATGTTGTGCTCTTCGAGAAGAACTACTTCGGCTCGGGCTCGACCTTTCGATGCGCAACCGGAATCCGCGCCCAGTTCACGGACGAGTCGAACATAAGGCTCATGAAGTACTCGATCGAACGCTGGGAGAGGCTTGAGGAGGAGCTCGGCTTCGACATAAACTTCAGGCAGACCGGCTACCTCTTCCTTGCGACGAGTGAGGAGGAGGTCGAGGCCTTTAAGTCAAACATAAGGCTCCAGAACCGCTTGGGGGTTCCCACGAGGCTTATCGACATGGATGAAGCGAAAGAGATAGTCCCGATCCTCAACACCGAGCCATTCTTAGCTGGAGCATGGAACCCCAGGGACGGGAAGGCGAACCCGTTCAAGACGCTCTTCGCCTACCTCTTCCGGGCCAAGGAGATGGGCGTTGACGCGAGGGAGCACACCGAGGTGGTTGGTTTCGAGCGCGAGGGCAAAGAGATAACCGCTGTGAAGTTCAGGAGCAGAGGGAAGGTGGAGAGGGTTAAGGTTGACGCCGTTCTGAACGCGACCAACGCCTGGGCGCCTGTAATCAACGAGATGGCCGGTTTGAAGCGCGACCTCGTGCCGATAAGAGCCTACAAGCACCAGCTCGTCAAGACGGAACCCCTGGAGAGGGGTCAGGCGGAACCGCTGGTCTGTCCGCCGAGCTGGAACAACTCTTACATAATCCAAGACGGCGAGGACGGCGGGATAATCTGCGGCGCCGGGATAGAGCACGAGGCAAAGAGCCTAAAAGACGTTGAGCCGACCTACGACTTCCTGCGCGGAGTTTTGAGATACGCGGTTATGATAGCTCCTCCACTGAGGTACGCCCACGTGATAAGGCAGTGGGCTGGCTTCTACGCCAAAACCCCCGATAGGAATCCCGCTATAGGAAAGCTCCTCGACAACTTCTACATCTCGGCAGGCTTTTCCGGCCACGGCTTCATGATGGCTCCGGCAGTTGGGCAGGCGATGGCCGAGCTGATTGCCAGAGGTCGCTCCAAAGCTCCCATTGACTGGGAGTGGTACGACCCGTACCGCTTCGAGCGCGGTGAGCTCCGCTCCAGTGCTTTCCAGATAGGCTGAGCTCCTCCCCCTTCTTTTGCCATCCCAATGACAAGAAAAATGTTATAAATGCACCGGCTTACCACCGTGAGGGTCGTCATGAGGATAGTCTTTGACATAGGTGGCTCGGTTCTCGTTCCTGAAGACCCGGATATCGACTTCATAAGGGCTCTCTCCTACGAGCTCATCAAAATAAGCGAAGACCACGAGGTAGCTGTGGTAGTCGGAGGCGGAAAGGTTTCAAGAAAGTACATCAGGGCCGCAAAGACCTTCACGCCCAACGAGACATTCAAGGACTACATAGGAATCCACATCACGAGGGCAAACGCGATGCTACTCATAGCTGCCCTCGGTGAGAAGGCGTATCCCTTCGTCATTCAGGACTTCCGTAAGGCTTGGGAGGTGATACAGCTCAAGAAGATACCGATAATGGGCGGAACCCACCCGGGCCACACGACTGACGCTGTCGCTGCGCTCCTCGCGGAGTACCTGCAGGCAGACCTTCTCGTGGTCGTTACGAACGTTGACGGTGTCTACGACAGCGATCCAAGAAAGAACCCGAACGCGAAGAAGCTCGACAGGATAACGCCCGAACAGCTGGTCGAGATAGCGATGGAAGCGGAGAGCAAGGCCGGTGGAAGTAGCGTCGTTGATGCCTTAGCCGCAAAGTTCATCCAGCGCGGACGGATAAAGACCTACATCGTGGGCAAAAAAGATGCATACCACCTCTTCGACGTCGTGAGGGGGAAGCACAACGGGACTGTAGTGGAGCCTTGAGGGTTCCCTTCTTTTGTTCGCTTTTGACAAAAGTTTTTATAGTTCTGGAACGCAAAGTGCATCCATGCCAAAAAAGGGGCATATAGATGAGTCGATTTTTTACAAGAAGTCTAAGACACCAGAGGAAGAGAGACAGTTCTGGGAAGCTTTTTTCAGAAAATTCGCGCCAAGGTTAGAAGAACGTGAAGTTGACGGAAGACTCCAGAAGGTTCTCGTTTTTGATAAACCTCTTGACGCTAGCGGCTTTATTTTCCCGGATATTCCACATGAGCCCGTTAAGGTTTTTAAGGTTTCTATAGATGGAGTTGATAGGAAATTCTGTGATAGGGATGACTGCGTTAACTTTCGGGGAGCTGTTTTTAAAGAAGACGTGAACTTTGAACATGCTATTTTTGGTAAAATTTCTTTTGAATGGGCAAATTTTGAGAAAGATGCTAACTTTGCTCACGCAATGATTAGCAGGGATAAAGAATATCAAGTTTTTAGAAAAACGCATTTTGGGGGTAGGACATATTTTAACAATGCAACCCTAATAAACATTGGATTCCAGCTGACGACATTTTCTGGACGTGTCGAATTTGATGGAGCTACTTTTGAAGGTGAAGGTGTCTCGTTCTTCGATGCTAAGTTCGAGAGCATTGCTGCCTTTGGAAAGACTGCTGAGGGAAAGCCTGTAATCTTTAAGTGTCAAGCTAACTTCTCAAACGCAAAGTTTAAAGAGAAGGTAGATTTCTGGTTCTGTAAATTTTCTGATGCAAATTTCAGTCACTGCCATTTTTATGAGACTGCATTCTTTGACTTTGCAGAGTTTAGAACCGCTATCTTCAACTTCGCTGTATTCGAAAAGGGAGCGAGCTTTAAGAACGTGACATTCAATGACGAGGCTTGGTTCCAAGAAGTTGAGTTCAAAAAGGCCATTGAATTTCAAGCGGCAGAATTCAAAGGTAAGACAACGTTCAAAGGTTCCGTCTTTGAGAGGATAGCAGTCTTTGTTAATGAGGATCTAACATTAGACGAACCTGCGCCTAAGTTCCACGACGAATTGAGCTTTGCCAACTGTGACTTTAGGCAGGGGGCGGACTTTTTAGGGAGCTTAAAGAACGAAACCAATATCTCTACGCTATGGAAGTTCTTCAGCTCACGGTTTTCAAATCCTCAAGCTATGATAGAAGCCCTCCGTATTCAGCGCCTAAGCTTCGAAAAAGAAGGTAAACGAGAGGAAGCCGACAGGATGTTCGTTCTCGAAATGCGCGCCAAGAGGAAGCTTAGGATGTTGCATGCAAAAGAGAACCTTGAGAATGCTAATGGTATTGGAGGTAAACTAAAAGCCATCATGTATTATCTTGGAACATGGATCGGAGTGCAAACTGAGAGGATACTCGCAGATGGTGTTAGTGAATATGGCACAAACTGGAAGAAAACTTTACTCGCCAGTATTGATGTGATTCTGTGGTCTGCACTTCTTTACTATATTTTCTCTTCTTGGCTTTCCCTTGGCAAAATAATAGATGCCAGCGGTAAACCTGTAACTGACATACTAAATCATTTGTACTACTCCCTCGTCACCTTCACCACCCTCGGTTACGGCGACATGCACCCGATCGGCTGGCTCAAAGCCCTGAGCGCCCTCGAAGCCCTGACCGGAGCGGTCTTCATGGCGCTCATTGTAGCTGTCATAGCGAGGAAGTGGATGCGGTGAGCGGAAAGGTAATTAACCTTCGTTCCAATATCCAAACGGTGAGAGTGATGGAGGCTGATCCGATAAACGTCCTCCTCTATGACATACGAGAGATGAAAAAGCGCCTCGACGAGATGGAGAAAGAACTCCTGAAGCTCAAGGCAAAGCTCGTCGAAGAGGAAGCGGGGGAAAGCCCAGAGGAGATTGAAGCCCTTGAGAAGGAGGCACTTGAAAACGGAAAGGACTGGGAGGAGCTCAAGAAGGAGCTGGGACTATGACCTTCAGGCTTGTGGTCAGCAAGCGGGCTGAAAAAGGAATAAGAAACCTCCCTCCTGCCAACTTAAAGCGCTTTGCCGAGCTTGTGGAGACGTTGAAAATCAACCCGGTGCCCGTGGAAAGCTTCGACATTAAAAAGATACGCGGCTCGGAGCGGGCATACCGAGTTAGGCTTGGTAACTATCGGGTTCTGTACACCGTCCGCTGGGACGATGAGGTGATTGTCATTCTCAAGGTCGAGCCGCGTGAGAGAGCCTACCGCTGAGCTAACCCTTTTATACCTCACCTCCCTTCTTCCCCCGGTGGTGTCCATGAAGGTCGTCGTAACCGGTTCTGGCACGGCAGGAAGCAACTTCGCCCTCTTTCTCAGGAAGGCCGACAGGAAGGCTGAAATCACGGTCATCGGGAAGGAACCCACGATGCAGTATTCTCCGTGCGCCCTGCCGCACGTGATAAGCGGAACCATAGAGAAGCCCGAAGATGTCATCGTCTTCCCGAACGAGTTCTACGAAAGGCAGAAAATCAAGCTAATGCTCTCCACCGAGGCCAAAGCCATAGACCGCGAGAGAAAGGTCGTCATTACAGATAAGGGCGAAGTCCCCTACGACAAGCTCGTCTTAGCGGTTGGCTCCAAAGCGTTTATCCCGCCGATAAAGGGCGTTGAGAACGAAGGAGTTTTCACCCTCAAGAGCCTCGACGACGTGAGGAGAATCAAATCCTACATCACCGAGAGGAAGCCGAAGAAAGCGGTGGTCATCGGCGCCGGCTTAATAGGCCTTGAAGGGGCCGAAGCCTTCGCAAAGCTCGGTATGGAGGTTTTAGTTGTAGAACTGATGGATCGCCTGATGCCCACGATGCTCGACAAAGATACTGCCAAGCTCGTTCAGGCAGAGATGGAAAAGCACGGCGTTTCCTTCAGGTTCGGCATCGGTGTGAGTGAAATAGTCGGAAGCCCGGTCGAGGCCGTTAAGATCGGCGAGGAGGAAGTTCCGGCAGACCTCGTTCTCGTCGCCACCGGCGTAAGGGCGAACGTTGAGCTGGCCAAAAAGGCCGGCCTTGAGGTCAACAGGGGAATAGTCGTCAACGGGCACCTCCAGACGAGCGACCCGGACATATACGCTATAGGCGACTGCGCCGAGGTGGTTGATGCAGTTACCGGCAAGAGAACCCTCAGCCAGCTCGGAACGAGCGCGGTGAGGATGGCGAAGGTTGCAGCGGAACACATAGCTGGTAAAGATGTTTCCTTCAGGCCCGTCTTCAACACAGCGATAACCGAACTTTTCGACCTTGAGATAGGTGCCTTCGGAATCACCGAGGAAAGGGCGAAGAAGGAGGGCATCGAGATAACCGTCGGCAAGTTCAAAGGTTCAACCAAGCCCGAGTACTACCCCGGTGGCAAGCCGATAACGGTGAAGCTTATCTTCAGAAAATCGGATAAGAAGCTCATCGGGGCACAGATAGTCGGCGGTGAGCGGGTCTGGGGCAGGATAATGACTCTCTCTGCTCTGGCTCAGAAGGGCGCAACCGCTGAAGAC comes from Thermococcus sp. and encodes:
- a CDS encoding pentapeptide repeat-containing protein — translated: MPKKGHIDESIFYKKSKTPEEERQFWEAFFRKFAPRLEEREVDGRLQKVLVFDKPLDASGFIFPDIPHEPVKVFKVSIDGVDRKFCDRDDCVNFRGAVFKEDVNFEHAIFGKISFEWANFEKDANFAHAMISRDKEYQVFRKTHFGGRTYFNNATLINIGFQLTTFSGRVEFDGATFEGEGVSFFDAKFESIAAFGKTAEGKPVIFKCQANFSNAKFKEKVDFWFCKFSDANFSHCHFYETAFFDFAEFRTAIFNFAVFEKGASFKNVTFNDEAWFQEVEFKKAIEFQAAEFKGKTTFKGSVFERIAVFVNEDLTLDEPAPKFHDELSFANCDFRQGADFLGSLKNETNISTLWKFFSSRFSNPQAMIEALRIQRLSFEKEGKREEADRMFVLEMRAKRKLRMLHAKENLENANGIGGKLKAIMYYLGTWIGVQTERILADGVSEYGTNWKKTLLASIDVILWSALLYYIFSSWLSLGKIIDASGKPVTDILNHLYYSLVTFTTLGYGDMHPIGWLKALSALEALTGAVFMALIVAVIARKWMR
- a CDS encoding type II toxin-antitoxin system RelE/ParE family toxin, giving the protein MTFRLVVSKRAEKGIRNLPPANLKRFAELVETLKINPVPVESFDIKKIRGSERAYRVRLGNYRVLYTVRWDDEVIVILKVEPRERAYR
- a CDS encoding FAD-dependent oxidoreductase codes for the protein MKVVVTGSGTAGSNFALFLRKADRKAEITVIGKEPTMQYSPCALPHVISGTIEKPEDVIVFPNEFYERQKIKLMLSTEAKAIDRERKVVITDKGEVPYDKLVLAVGSKAFIPPIKGVENEGVFTLKSLDDVRRIKSYITERKPKKAVVIGAGLIGLEGAEAFAKLGMEVLVVELMDRLMPTMLDKDTAKLVQAEMEKHGVSFRFGIGVSEIVGSPVEAVKIGEEEVPADLVLVATGVRANVELAKKAGLEVNRGIVVNGHLQTSDPDIYAIGDCAEVVDAVTGKRTLSQLGTSAVRMAKVAAEHIAGKDVSFRPVFNTAITELFDLEIGAFGITEERAKKEGIEITVGKFKGSTKPEYYPGGKPITVKLIFRKSDKKLIGAQIVGGERVWGRIMTLSALAQKGATAEDVAYLETAYAPPISPTIDPITVAGEMAMRKLK
- the pyrH gene encoding UMP kinase — translated: MRIVFDIGGSVLVPEDPDIDFIRALSYELIKISEDHEVAVVVGGGKVSRKYIRAAKTFTPNETFKDYIGIHITRANAMLLIAALGEKAYPFVIQDFRKAWEVIQLKKIPIMGGTHPGHTTDAVAALLAEYLQADLLVVVTNVDGVYDSDPRKNPNAKKLDRITPEQLVEIAMEAESKAGGSSVVDALAAKFIQRGRIKTYIVGKKDAYHLFDVVRGKHNGTVVEP
- a CDS encoding 4Fe-4S binding protein, with translation MPEVPAYLRRGYITPGELFSIIPKPSEERLRQRPVAVPECPQEIPCAPCREVCPTNAIRMPTPNDVPIVDYDRCIGCSLCVQVCPGLAFFMIQYVGDRARITMPHELLPLPKKGEEVLLLNRVGEPVGKGKVLTVVPREKTRGNTPIITVEVPIELAWDVRAVKVVRE
- a CDS encoding FAD-binding oxidoreductase, with amino-acid sequence MGKVAIIGGGIIGVATAYELAKLGEDVVLFEKNYFGSGSTFRCATGIRAQFTDESNIRLMKYSIERWERLEEELGFDINFRQTGYLFLATSEEEVEAFKSNIRLQNRLGVPTRLIDMDEAKEIVPILNTEPFLAGAWNPRDGKANPFKTLFAYLFRAKEMGVDAREHTEVVGFEREGKEITAVKFRSRGKVERVKVDAVLNATNAWAPVINEMAGLKRDLVPIRAYKHQLVKTEPLERGQAEPLVCPPSWNNSYIIQDGEDGGIICGAGIEHEAKSLKDVEPTYDFLRGVLRYAVMIAPPLRYAHVIRQWAGFYAKTPDRNPAIGKLLDNFYISAGFSGHGFMMAPAVGQAMAELIARGRSKAPIDWEWYDPYRFERGELRSSAFQIG
- a CDS encoding (2Fe-2S)-binding protein, yielding MSDGKVIVCRCNDVTAEEIEELIDSGVTDIEEIKRLLRVGMGPCQGRTCIPIVISILARKTGKRPGEIGLPKARVPIRPVRVEALVGGEDG